In one window of Meiothermus sp. DNA:
- the dprA gene encoding DNA-processing protein DprA, translating to MSDPLALALTPQIGPSRLQQALATDLSVEAVAELLGREIASGYAKTLQEGRAVQEREQATRLGLRLIGLWEPDYPEVLRHLESPPMVLYLKGELPPSERNIAVVGTRKASPWATAWTHRVARELAEAGVGVISGLALGIDAASHKGALEGGGYTLGVLGSAMDHFYPPQNRALAEQMNMLSEFPLGTPPQAGLFPRRNRIVAALAKAVLVVEAGEKSGSLITARFALELGRDVLAVPGRPGDTFSLGCNRLIQDGAGLVVNTEDVLNALGVRTPQKQAIQLEGSEAQVYRALLELSEALPDDLAQTTGLSAAETLSVLMMLELKGLVQSSAGRYSPL from the coding sequence ATGTCCGACCCTCTGGCCCTTGCACTTACCCCCCAGATTGGCCCCAGCCGCCTGCAACAAGCCCTTGCCACTGACCTGAGCGTGGAGGCCGTGGCCGAACTGCTGGGCCGCGAGATTGCCTCCGGCTATGCCAAAACCTTGCAGGAGGGCCGGGCCGTGCAGGAGCGTGAGCAAGCGACCCGGCTGGGCCTGCGGCTGATTGGGCTGTGGGAGCCAGACTACCCCGAGGTGCTGCGGCACCTCGAGAGCCCCCCTATGGTGCTGTACCTGAAGGGGGAACTACCACCTTCCGAGCGAAACATTGCCGTAGTGGGCACCCGCAAAGCCAGCCCCTGGGCCACCGCCTGGACGCACAGAGTAGCGCGCGAACTGGCCGAGGCCGGCGTGGGGGTTATCTCGGGCCTGGCTCTGGGCATCGATGCCGCCTCACACAAGGGCGCTTTGGAGGGGGGCGGCTACACCCTGGGGGTGCTGGGCAGCGCCATGGATCACTTCTATCCCCCACAAAACCGCGCCCTGGCCGAGCAAATGAACATGCTCTCGGAGTTTCCCCTGGGAACACCCCCCCAGGCCGGACTGTTCCCCCGGCGCAACCGCATTGTGGCCGCGCTGGCCAAAGCCGTGCTGGTGGTGGAGGCCGGGGAGAAAAGCGGCAGTCTGATTACTGCCCGGTTTGCCTTGGAGCTGGGCCGCGATGTGCTGGCCGTGCCGGGCCGCCCCGGCGACACCTTCTCGCTGGGTTGCAACCGGCTGATTCAGGACGGCGCTGGGCTGGTGGTGAACACCGAGGATGTGCTGAACGCGCTGGGGGTACGGACGCCGCAAAAGCAAGCGATACAGCTCGAGGGTTCCGAAGCCCAGGTCTACCGGGCTTTACTCGAGCTCTCCGAGGCTCTGCCCGACGACCTGGCCCAAACCACCGGCCTCTCCGCCGCCGAGACCCTCTCGGTGCTGATGATGCTCGAGCTAAAGGGGTTGGTGCAAAGCAGCGCCGGGCGCTACAGCCCGCTGTAA
- a CDS encoding Ig-like domain-containing protein — translation MKNLAWYSILSTAVLLLAACGGGTPTNNVAKVVIEQESVLLTGVGKTQTLTAKAYDASGNPVQANITFSSSKPQVVVVSGNTVSGVAVGSSQIVASVGQVKSQPVLAAVATLTSDTVDIVQSNIVEGPNFIGLSEGEVPSVGSRYTAVVRNLSPAVGAKWFSQGVNGQRLQGRVVEVVDAPGGNKQVTIEVAPLEDIFAQLDINEEIDFSNAPDRVPPAVVEQGLSSMAFVGFGALQCELSNVGASPPITLGIPTMSIGFTTDTARTGIKVRVGFGQDNVVEVRFKGTLNAAVNLSGSIIRNFSGSVDCRGREPVVSSITGIPLPLFTSLNFERGLGVKFSGDFSGPTTQFSAGGSLAITLDIGARVNLNNGTITNFNTVSFSGNALLRITQPNQITTFSTNAEAYVFSNWVLRVPGITFDLWQDRTALRSVANMVTVPQQITSGTRTTYKLERAHRQGPGPEFRAFLRFFNATELIPQTQSSTTVIRDAPFTLDSFSCSALTGSTSRARCSASFSQRDFPVVGDNILKLEIWARRGSGTPFRAAENTNVSSSVISTDTSVNTTLQAGDQCFLVVYTKTLPFAGIVAGNPDTCL, via the coding sequence ATGAAAAATCTGGCTTGGTATTCAATTCTTAGCACGGCAGTATTGTTGTTGGCCGCTTGTGGTGGCGGTACGCCCACAAACAACGTGGCTAAGGTTGTCATCGAGCAAGAATCCGTACTCCTGACCGGGGTAGGCAAAACCCAGACCCTGACCGCTAAAGCCTACGACGCCAGCGGCAATCCGGTACAGGCTAATATTACGTTTAGCTCGAGCAAACCCCAGGTTGTAGTAGTCAGCGGCAATACCGTGAGTGGGGTCGCGGTGGGCTCGAGCCAGATTGTAGCCAGCGTGGGCCAGGTGAAAAGCCAACCAGTATTGGCTGCAGTAGCAACCCTAACCAGCGATACTGTCGACATCGTCCAGAGCAACATTGTGGAGGGTCCCAACTTTATCGGGCTAAGCGAAGGCGAGGTTCCGAGTGTGGGCAGCCGTTATACCGCCGTGGTGCGAAACTTAAGCCCAGCCGTGGGGGCTAAGTGGTTCAGCCAGGGCGTTAATGGGCAGCGTCTGCAGGGTCGGGTTGTGGAGGTTGTTGACGCCCCGGGAGGCAACAAACAGGTAACCATCGAGGTCGCACCATTAGAGGACATTTTTGCCCAGCTTGATATAAACGAAGAAATTGACTTCTCTAACGCCCCTGATAGAGTGCCGCCGGCCGTAGTGGAACAGGGTCTTAGCTCGATGGCTTTTGTGGGCTTTGGCGCGCTCCAGTGCGAGTTGAGCAACGTGGGCGCGAGCCCACCCATTACCCTAGGCATTCCTACCATGAGTATTGGCTTCACCACCGATACCGCCCGCACGGGCATCAAGGTTCGGGTCGGATTTGGTCAGGACAATGTAGTGGAAGTGCGCTTTAAGGGAACTTTGAACGCTGCAGTAAATCTCTCCGGAAGCATTATCCGCAACTTTAGTGGTTCGGTCGACTGCCGGGGTAGAGAGCCCGTAGTTAGCAGCATAACCGGCATTCCCCTCCCATTATTTACCAGCCTCAATTTTGAGCGCGGGCTGGGGGTCAAATTCTCAGGCGACTTCAGCGGTCCCACCACCCAGTTCAGCGCAGGCGGGAGCTTAGCCATCACCCTCGACATTGGCGCTAGAGTAAACCTAAATAACGGCACCATCACCAACTTCAATACTGTCTCCTTTTCAGGGAATGCTCTGCTACGCATCACCCAACCCAACCAGATCACCACCTTCAGCACCAACGCCGAAGCCTACGTCTTCTCCAACTGGGTACTGCGGGTTCCAGGTATAACGTTCGATCTCTGGCAGGATCGCACCGCCCTCCGCTCGGTGGCAAATATGGTTACTGTGCCGCAGCAAATTACTTCTGGTACGAGAACCACCTATAAGCTCGAGCGGGCCCACCGCCAGGGCCCTGGCCCCGAGTTCAGAGCTTTTTTGCGCTTCTTCAACGCCACCGAGCTAATACCCCAAACCCAGAGCAGCACCACCGTAATTCGTGACGCTCCCTTTACCCTAGATAGCTTTAGCTGTAGCGCCCTCACCGGCAGCACCAGCCGGGCCCGCTGCTCGGCTAGTTTCAGCCAGCGCGATTTTCCCGTCGTGGGCGACAATATTCTGAAACTAGAAATCTGGGCCCGGCGCGGTAGCGGCACACCATTCCGAGCCGCCGAAAATACCAACGTAAGCTCCTCGGTAATCTCTACCGACACCAGCGTAAATACGACGCTCCAAGCTGGCGACCAGTGCTTCTTGGTGGTATACACCAAAACCCTTCCTTTCGCCGGTATTGTCGCTGGCAATCCAGACACCTGCCTGTAA
- a CDS encoding LamB/YcsF family protein, with amino-acid sequence MQIDLNADAGESFGNWTLGRDEELFPLISSVNVACGFHAGDPLTIKRTLELARQTGVAVGAHPGFPDLVGFGRREMAATPEEVYADVLYQVGALWAFLKLAQMPLHHIKAHGALYNRATKDPGTARAIAEAARDFDPQIPLVVLPNTPLEAEAQKLGLRTVAEAFPERGYASDGRLAPRGTPGAWIHSPELAARRAVQMVVEGRVEAVDGGWVEVRAQTLCIHGDNPNAVGIARAVREALEAQGIGIQTY; translated from the coding sequence ATGCAAATAGACTTGAACGCCGATGCCGGTGAATCGTTTGGCAACTGGACGCTAGGTCGGGATGAAGAACTCTTCCCCCTGATTAGCTCAGTAAACGTGGCCTGCGGGTTTCATGCGGGCGACCCTCTGACCATAAAGCGCACCCTCGAGCTCGCTCGGCAGACCGGGGTGGCCGTGGGGGCGCACCCAGGTTTTCCAGACCTGGTGGGGTTTGGGCGGCGGGAGATGGCCGCCACGCCCGAGGAGGTGTACGCCGATGTGCTCTACCAGGTGGGGGCCCTCTGGGCTTTCTTGAAGCTGGCGCAGATGCCCCTACACCACATCAAGGCCCACGGCGCCCTCTACAACCGGGCCACCAAAGACCCCGGGACCGCAAGGGCCATCGCCGAGGCCGCCCGAGACTTTGACCCCCAGATACCCCTGGTGGTATTGCCCAACACGCCGCTGGAGGCCGAGGCCCAGAAGCTGGGGCTTCGTACCGTTGCGGAGGCCTTTCCTGAGCGGGGTTATGCCTCCGATGGTCGCCTGGCCCCCCGGGGCACCCCGGGCGCCTGGATTCATTCGCCTGAGCTGGCTGCCCGCCGGGCCGTGCAGATGGTGGTGGAGGGCCGGGTGGAGGCAGTGGACGGCGGTTGGGTCGAGGTACGGGCCCAGACCCTGTGCATTCACGGAGACAACCCCAACGCAGTGGGGATAGCCAGGGCCGTCAGGGAAGCCCTGGAGGCCCAGGGCATAGGCATCCAGACCTACTGA
- a CDS encoding DUF2905 domain-containing protein, with translation MDTGRLLLVLGLLLVVWGLIWLYAPWLLSWFGRLPGDIRIEREGFRFYFPLTSMLLVSLGLSLLLNLLLRWPR, from the coding sequence GTGGACACCGGGCGCCTTCTGTTGGTGCTGGGCCTGTTGTTGGTGGTCTGGGGCCTGATCTGGCTGTATGCCCCCTGGCTTTTGAGCTGGTTTGGTCGCTTGCCGGGCGATATTCGCATCGAACGTGAGGGATTCCGCTTTTACTTTCCCCTTACTTCGATGTTGTTGGTCAGCTTGGGGTTGAGCTTACTCCTGAACCTGCTGCTACGCTGGCCTCGCTAA
- a CDS encoding group III truncated hemoglobin: MNDIASRADLAVVIDSFYAKALQDEQIGYLFEGLDLMNHLPVIHDFWENILWHTGAYRGGMMYKHLLLNARKPLRLEHFQRWLELFTQTIDEHYAGPNAQTMKQFAYSIANTMYSRISQQNAIPLGVQKSPANPSTG, encoded by the coding sequence GTGAACGACATAGCCTCCAGAGCCGACCTCGCCGTAGTGATAGACAGCTTCTATGCCAAAGCCCTTCAGGACGAACAAATTGGCTACTTATTTGAGGGCCTGGACTTGATGAACCACCTGCCTGTCATCCACGACTTCTGGGAGAACATCCTGTGGCATACCGGCGCCTACAGGGGCGGCATGATGTACAAGCATCTGCTGCTGAACGCCCGCAAACCGCTCAGGCTCGAGCACTTCCAGCGCTGGCTCGAGCTCTTCACCCAAACCATAGACGAGCACTACGCGGGCCCCAACGCCCAGACCATGAAGCAGTTCGCCTACTCAATTGCCAACACCATGTACAGCCGTATCTCCCAGCAGAATGCCATCCCGCTGGGCGTTCAGAAAAGCCCTGCCAATCCCTCGACTGGGTAA
- a CDS encoding TRAP transporter large permease, whose amino-acid sequence MELTQVALFLVLLLLLFLGSGVWIALALLGVGWVGLQFFTNTPPGASVASSLWTSVSSWSLAALPMFIWMGEILYRTRLAADLFEGLSPWLRSIPGRLLHINVLASGIFAAVIGSSAATTATVGKIALPELLRRGYPERLVLGSLAGSGTLGLLIPPSVMMIVYGVAAEVSVARLFIAGLLPGLLVMLLFMGWVMLAGLLNAQKMPPPEPPMPLGRRLYGLLKIMPVLLLMVAVIGSIYTGVATPTEAASLGVLGSLLIAFWSRSLSWQGLLDSLMGAVRTSSMIGFILAGAAVLSIAMGFTGIPAALAAWVGELGLSKYALLAVLMLLFLVLGAFLDGISIIVLTTSVILPLAKAVGIDLLWFGIFLVIAVELAQITPPVGFNLFVLQGLSGRDIFTIARSALPFLFMLLLAAALITVFPDIVTWLPRTMTGG is encoded by the coding sequence GTGGAGTTAACCCAGGTGGCGCTTTTTTTGGTGCTTTTGCTGCTCTTGTTCCTGGGCAGTGGGGTCTGGATTGCCCTGGCCCTGCTGGGGGTGGGCTGGGTGGGCTTGCAGTTTTTCACCAACACCCCCCCGGGAGCCAGTGTGGCGAGCAGTTTGTGGACGTCGGTCTCGAGCTGGTCGCTAGCGGCGTTGCCGATGTTCATCTGGATGGGGGAGATTCTCTATCGCACCCGCCTGGCTGCCGACCTGTTCGAGGGGCTTTCCCCCTGGCTGCGCAGCATCCCGGGCCGCCTGCTGCACATCAACGTGCTGGCCTCGGGCATCTTTGCTGCGGTGATCGGCTCCTCGGCAGCCACCACCGCCACCGTGGGCAAGATTGCCCTGCCGGAGCTCTTGCGGCGGGGCTATCCCGAGCGGCTGGTGCTGGGCTCGCTGGCCGGTTCGGGCACCCTGGGTCTGCTGATTCCCCCCTCGGTGATGATGATTGTTTACGGCGTGGCTGCCGAAGTCTCGGTGGCCCGGCTTTTCATCGCAGGGTTGCTGCCGGGCCTTCTGGTAATGCTTTTGTTCATGGGCTGGGTGATGCTGGCGGGGCTACTCAACGCCCAGAAGATGCCCCCGCCCGAGCCGCCGATGCCCCTTGGGCGGCGTCTGTATGGGCTACTCAAAATAATGCCGGTGCTGCTTTTGATGGTAGCGGTAATCGGATCGATCTATACCGGCGTGGCCACGCCTACCGAGGCGGCCAGCCTGGGGGTGTTGGGATCCCTCCTCATTGCCTTCTGGTCGCGCAGCCTGAGCTGGCAGGGTTTGCTGGATAGCCTGATGGGCGCGGTACGTACCAGCAGCATGATTGGTTTTATTCTGGCCGGGGCGGCGGTGCTCTCGATTGCTATGGGTTTTACCGGCATCCCGGCGGCTTTGGCGGCCTGGGTGGGCGAGCTGGGGCTTTCCAAATACGCCTTGCTGGCCGTGCTCATGCTGCTGTTCTTGGTGCTTGGAGCCTTTCTGGACGGCATCTCCATCATTGTGCTGACCACCTCGGTGATTCTGCCGCTGGCCAAGGCGGTGGGGATTGACCTGTTGTGGTTTGGTATCTTTTTGGTGATCGCGGTGGAGCTGGCCCAGATTACCCCCCCGGTCGGCTTCAATCTATTTGTGTTGCAGGGTCTTTCGGGGCGGGATATCTTTACCATTGCCCGCTCGGCTTTGCCTTTTTTGTTCATGCTGCTGCTGGCGGCGGCCCTGATCACGGTGTTCCCGGATATTGTGACCTGGCTTCCCCGCACCATGACTGGGGGTTGA
- the era gene encoding GTPase Era — protein MNEGTTYSGFVALVGKPNVGKSTLVNSMLGVKIAPISPKPQTTRKRVRGIHTEGNRQIVFVDTPGWHEAADAMSEYMIRQITEALAEVNVVLWLVDLRHPPTHEDELVARALRPLKGQVPIFLVGNKADAAKYPESALQAYAELLPGLETRMISAQNERDAKALRDEVLALLPEGPFFFPPDFAKGDQTPEEWAAEIVREEAMKRLKEEIPYSIATKTEEFELRDNGMFYIQVNIYVEREGHKPILIGAKGRMLREIGAAARKQLEVFLAHKVYLDLQVKVYPNWRKDPEALRELGYH, from the coding sequence GTGAATGAAGGAACCACCTATTCCGGTTTTGTGGCCCTGGTGGGCAAGCCCAACGTGGGCAAGTCCACCCTGGTCAATTCCATGCTGGGCGTGAAGATCGCGCCCATCAGCCCCAAACCGCAGACCACCCGCAAGCGGGTGCGCGGCATCCATACCGAGGGCAACCGCCAGATTGTGTTTGTGGATACCCCTGGCTGGCACGAAGCCGCCGATGCCATGAGCGAGTACATGATCCGCCAGATTACCGAGGCGCTGGCCGAGGTCAACGTGGTGCTCTGGCTGGTGGATTTGCGCCACCCCCCCACCCACGAGGACGAGCTGGTCGCCCGTGCGCTGCGCCCCCTGAAGGGGCAGGTGCCGATTTTTTTGGTGGGCAACAAGGCCGACGCGGCCAAGTATCCCGAATCAGCCCTGCAAGCCTATGCCGAACTGCTGCCAGGGCTGGAAACCCGCATGATCTCGGCCCAGAACGAACGCGACGCCAAAGCCCTGCGCGATGAGGTACTGGCCCTGCTGCCCGAAGGCCCCTTTTTCTTCCCGCCTGACTTTGCCAAGGGCGACCAGACCCCCGAGGAATGGGCCGCCGAGATTGTGCGCGAGGAAGCCATGAAGCGGCTCAAGGAGGAGATACCCTACTCCATTGCTACCAAAACCGAGGAATTTGAGCTCCGGGACAACGGAATGTTTTATATTCAGGTCAACATCTACGTTGAGCGCGAGGGCCACAAGCCTATTCTGATTGGGGCCAAGGGGCGGATGCTCCGGGAAATTGGGGCGGCAGCACGAAAGCAGCTCGAGGTTTTTCTGGCCCACAAGGTTTACCTGGACTTACAGGTCAAGGTATACCCCAACTGGCGCAAAGACCCCGAAGCCCTGCGGGAGCTGGGCTACCATTGA
- a CDS encoding deoxyhypusine synthase family protein, which produces MANGEISNFLKHHFRHFNAASLVDAAEAYRAHLEQGGVMMVTLAGAMSTAELGISLAEMIRQDKVHAISCTGANLEEDLFNLVAHHHYERIPNWRELTALDEQRLLERHLNRVTDTCIPEMEAMRRLEAALLEEWEAADRAGERYFPHEFLYRIIRSGKLERYYQIDPKDSWMMAAAEKNLPIVVPGWEDSTTGNMYAGHCLNGEIKNVHTVRTGIEYMMELANWYLETSARHSIGFFQIGGGIAGDFPICVVPMLHQDMQRPDIPVWGYFCQISDSTTSYGSYSGAVPNEKITWGKLAADTPKFIIESDASIVAPLMFAMVLGW; this is translated from the coding sequence GTGGCAAACGGCGAGATTTCAAACTTCCTCAAGCACCATTTCCGTCACTTTAACGCGGCCTCGTTGGTGGACGCCGCCGAGGCCTACCGGGCCCACCTCGAGCAAGGTGGGGTGATGATGGTCACGCTGGCGGGGGCTATGAGCACCGCCGAGCTGGGTATCTCGCTGGCCGAGATGATCCGCCAGGACAAGGTACACGCCATTAGCTGCACCGGGGCCAACCTGGAGGAAGACCTGTTTAACCTGGTGGCCCACCACCACTATGAGCGCATCCCCAACTGGCGTGAGCTAACCGCTCTGGATGAGCAGCGCTTGCTGGAAAGACACCTCAACCGTGTGACCGACACCTGCATTCCCGAGATGGAAGCCATGCGACGGCTCGAGGCGGCCTTGTTGGAGGAATGGGAGGCCGCTGACCGGGCCGGGGAGCGCTACTTTCCGCACGAGTTTTTGTACCGCATTATTCGCTCGGGGAAGCTCGAGCGCTACTACCAGATTGACCCCAAGGATAGCTGGATGATGGCCGCTGCCGAGAAGAACCTGCCCATCGTGGTACCCGGTTGGGAAGACTCCACTACGGGCAACATGTATGCCGGACACTGCCTGAATGGCGAAATCAAGAACGTGCACACGGTGCGAACCGGCATCGAGTACATGATGGAACTGGCCAACTGGTACCTTGAGACCAGCGCCCGCCATTCCATCGGCTTCTTCCAGATTGGCGGGGGCATTGCGGGCGACTTCCCCATCTGTGTGGTGCCCATGCTGCACCAGGATATGCAGCGCCCAGATATTCCGGTGTGGGGCTACTTCTGCCAAATCTCCGACTCCACGACCAGCTATGGTTCGTACTCGGGGGCCGTGCCCAACGAGAAAATCACCTGGGGCAAGCTGGCCGCCGACACCCCTAAGTTCATCATCGAGTCGGATGCTTCGATTGTAGCGCCCTTAATGTTCGCCATGGTGCTGGGCTGGTAA
- a CDS encoding TRAP transporter small permease: MRSFLEGLYRFSSLLAGLLVVFIFLLILGQVVGRQLGVAIPSANELSGFAMAGAVFLALAPTLRAGAHIRVGVLVRRLQGRVRRALELFVSAFSLLASGYATLQLWRLVLDSYRYGDLAPGLLPLPIWIPQSFLAVGLTIFTIALVDSLGALLRGELPSYLAEGGGQE, encoded by the coding sequence ATGCGAAGTTTTTTGGAAGGTCTGTACCGCTTTTCGAGCCTTCTGGCGGGGCTGCTGGTGGTCTTTATCTTCCTGCTAATCCTGGGCCAGGTTGTGGGTCGGCAGCTTGGGGTGGCTATCCCGTCGGCCAACGAACTGTCGGGCTTTGCCATGGCCGGGGCGGTGTTCCTGGCCCTGGCCCCCACCCTGCGGGCGGGGGCGCACATCCGGGTGGGGGTGCTGGTGCGGCGGCTTCAGGGCAGGGTGCGGCGGGCGCTCGAGCTTTTTGTAAGCGCATTTTCCCTGCTGGCCTCGGGCTACGCCACGCTGCAACTCTGGCGGTTGGTGCTGGATTCCTACCGCTATGGCGACCTGGCCCCGGGACTGTTGCCCCTGCCCATCTGGATACCGCAGAGCTTTCTGGCGGTGGGTCTGACCATATTTACCATCGCGCTGGTCGATAGCCTGGGGGCTTTGCTCAGAGGAGAGCTCCCCAGCTATCTTGCTGAGGGTGGGGGACAGGAGTAG
- a CDS encoding TRAP transporter substrate-binding protein: MHKLVGLLASLTLSAALAQTQWTMATPYPDGNFHTINIREFAKEVETATQGRLIIRVNSGGSLLPHPQILPGVRGGQIQIGEVLISLLANENPVFALDSIPFLVGSYDDAQRLYRVSRPEIENWLNRRGMTLLFSVPWPGQGLYTKQPVNSVADLKGIRFRAFNPATARIAELTGMIPTQVEAADIPQAFATGIVAAMITSPSTGVDSQAWDFTRYFYDLRAWIPKNMVIVSRRALDSLSQADREAVLAAARRAEQRGWQASQQEAASKSAILAQRGMQVLQPGPQLVADLKKVGQTMTNEWLRRAGATGVNIYRAYLGR, from the coding sequence ATGCACAAACTCGTTGGACTCTTGGCAAGCCTGACCCTGAGCGCAGCCCTGGCCCAGACCCAGTGGACCATGGCCACCCCCTACCCCGATGGCAACTTCCACACCATCAACATCCGTGAGTTCGCCAAGGAGGTAGAGACCGCCACCCAGGGCCGTCTGATCATCCGCGTGAACAGCGGGGGTTCGTTGCTGCCCCACCCCCAGATTCTGCCTGGGGTGCGGGGCGGCCAGATTCAGATAGGCGAGGTGTTGATCTCGCTCCTGGCCAACGAGAACCCGGTGTTTGCCCTGGACTCGATTCCCTTCCTAGTTGGCAGCTACGACGACGCCCAGCGGCTCTACCGGGTCTCCCGGCCCGAGATCGAAAACTGGCTCAACCGCCGGGGCATGACCCTGCTGTTCTCGGTGCCCTGGCCGGGGCAGGGCCTCTACACCAAGCAGCCGGTTAATAGCGTAGCCGACCTGAAGGGTATCCGCTTCCGGGCTTTCAACCCGGCTACCGCCCGCATCGCCGAGCTCACCGGCATGATTCCCACCCAGGTTGAGGCCGCCGATATTCCTCAGGCCTTTGCCACCGGCATTGTGGCAGCCATGATCACTTCCCCCTCTACCGGTGTGGATAGCCAGGCCTGGGACTTCACCCGCTACTTCTACGACCTCAGGGCCTGGATTCCCAAGAACATGGTCATTGTGAGCCGGCGGGCCCTGGACAGCCTGAGCCAGGCCGACCGCGAAGCGGTGCTGGCAGCAGCCCGCCGGGCCGAGCAGCGCGGCTGGCAGGCCAGCCAGCAGGAAGCCGCTAGCAAGAGCGCCATCCTGGCCCAGCGGGGTATGCAGGTTTTGCAGCCCGGCCCGCAACTGGTAGCCGACCTCAAAAAGGTGGGCCAGACCATGACCAATGAGTGGCTACGGCGGGCCGGGGCGACCGGGGTCAACATCTACCGGGCCTACCTGGGTAGATAA
- a CDS encoding IclR family transcriptional regulator encodes MKPLEAIPTLERPLYLLGFFSEERPYWGLSELARASGWPKATCLRSLRALEQHGLLVRENDRYRLGTRLLQLGTLVKAAYPARQVALPFMQALRDATGQSVQWVVRDGLEGVYLEVVEARSRIRLYIAPGRRAPLYAGASTRLLLAFAPNTVQEGIFQSERRRYTPATPVALQHLQELLNQTRKTGFAVSFGELEPHSAELAVPIRGPEGEVLAALSLAGAEAHHRDPKMLYGYLQALSQSAREISEKLGFVGPWQADLEGFLSSLLAVRP; translated from the coding sequence ATGAAACCACTTGAAGCCATTCCCACCCTCGAGCGCCCCCTGTACTTGCTGGGGTTTTTCAGCGAGGAACGCCCCTACTGGGGCCTTTCGGAGCTGGCCCGGGCGAGCGGCTGGCCCAAGGCCACCTGCCTGCGCAGTCTGCGGGCGCTCGAGCAGCATGGCTTGCTGGTGCGCGAAAACGACCGCTACCGCCTGGGGACAAGGCTGTTGCAACTGGGTACCCTGGTCAAGGCGGCCTACCCGGCCCGTCAGGTGGCCCTGCCCTTCATGCAGGCCCTGCGCGACGCCACAGGCCAGTCGGTGCAGTGGGTGGTGCGGGACGGGCTGGAGGGGGTCTACCTCGAGGTGGTGGAAGCCCGCTCGAGGATACGCCTCTATATTGCCCCGGGGCGGCGGGCGCCCTTGTACGCTGGGGCCTCCACCCGGCTTTTGCTGGCCTTTGCCCCAAATACAGTGCAGGAGGGCATCTTCCAGAGTGAGCGTAGGCGCTACACCCCGGCCACACCGGTAGCCCTGCAGCATTTGCAAGAATTGCTCAATCAGACTCGCAAAACCGGGTTTGCCGTGAGCTTTGGGGAGCTCGAGCCCCACTCTGCTGAGCTGGCCGTCCCCATCCGGGGCCCCGAGGGCGAGGTGCTGGCGGCCTTGAGCCTGGCCGGAGCAGAAGCCCACCACCGCGACCCAAAAATGCTCTATGGTTACCTGCAAGCCTTGAGTCAATCGGCCCGGGAAATATCGGAAAAGCTTGGGTTCGTAGGGCCCTGGCAGGCCGACCTCGAGGGTTTTCTGTCGTCGCTTCTGGCAGTTCGGCCATAA